A section of the bacterium genome encodes:
- a CDS encoding Gfo/Idh/MocA family oxidoreductase, translating into MSQVYTVGIAGLGKRGKVHADVFYKNPRFKVVGLADVDSGRIADAAALCGNPEGFDDAGKMLAATKPDIFCFCTPPTVRLPLIKLGCENGVKLIAYEKPMATNMTEAIEMKKVLDAAGVKSVQSHQRKYNIQFVKCKEVVDSGALGRIHTIYGTGTGWMMHLATHIADYIRWFNGGNEVEWVVGQAFGREKLTDNHPSPDYLGGFIQFVNGVRGIMEVGEVAPDVPEVEYWWRKVRFIIQGTEGFAEVHVGGGWRAVTKSRGAEGSDEGTWDADHEQVPYIEDIALWLDGTKVHPCNGEDGYKDQEIMCGLMRSAIERKKIDFPLGPGEPELEGLAKVLPE; encoded by the coding sequence ATGTCTCAAGTCTATACAGTGGGCATCGCCGGGCTCGGCAAGCGCGGCAAGGTCCATGCTGACGTTTTCTATAAAAATCCCAGGTTCAAGGTTGTCGGTTTGGCCGATGTGGATTCAGGCAGAATAGCGGATGCGGCTGCTCTGTGCGGCAATCCCGAAGGTTTTGATGATGCGGGCAAAATGCTTGCGGCCACAAAGCCCGACATTTTCTGCTTCTGCACACCGCCGACTGTTCGTCTGCCGTTAATCAAGCTGGGCTGTGAGAACGGCGTAAAGCTGATCGCATACGAAAAGCCGATGGCGACCAATATGACTGAAGCCATCGAGATGAAAAAAGTTCTTGATGCTGCCGGTGTAAAGTCTGTTCAGAGCCATCAGCGCAAATATAACATCCAGTTCGTAAAGTGCAAAGAAGTTGTCGACAGCGGCGCACTGGGTCGAATTCACACGATCTACGGCACCGGCACCGGCTGGATGATGCACCTTGCGACCCACATTGCCGACTACATCCGCTGGTTCAACGGCGGAAATGAGGTTGAGTGGGTAGTAGGCCAGGCATTTGGCCGCGAGAAGCTCACAGACAACCATCCCAGCCCGGATTACCTGGGCGGGTTCATTCAGTTTGTCAACGGCGTGCGCGGCATAATGGAGGTCGGCGAGGTAGCTCCCGACGTGCCTGAAGTCGAGTATTGGTGGCGCAAGGTCCGGTTCATCATCCAGGGCACTGAGGGCTTTGCTGAAGTGCATGTAGGCGGCGGCTGGCGAGCGGTCACCAAGAGCCGCGGAGCCGAGGGTTCCGATGAGGGCACATGGGATGCCGACCACGAGCAGGTCCCGTATATCGAGGATATAGCCTTATGGCTTGACGGCACAAAAGTGCATCCTTGCAATGGCGAGGACGGCTACAAGGACCAGGAGATCATGTGCGGTCTGATGCGCTCGGCCATAGAGCGAAAGAAGATCGACTTCCCTCTGGGACCAGGCGAGCCTGAGCTTGAGGGTCTGGCAAAAGTACTGCCCGAATAA
- a CDS encoding GNAT family N-acetyltransferase — protein sequence MENIPIAMSRENLDNIPDYPLPPGCKFRFFKRGEELVWAQIQVNVGAFESIEQAMERFNKDFAPHMDEFEQRCVFLVEETTGQVIGSTIAWYHPDREGDDRGRIHWVVIIPEFQGRKLAKPMLAEAMRLLRACHHKKVHLWSMTTAQKAINMYLDFGFVPANVSERFEEAWGALAEALGHPILEPYKLK from the coding sequence ATGGAAAATATTCCAATCGCAATGTCGCGAGAAAACCTGGACAACATTCCAGATTATCCTCTTCCTCCGGGATGCAAATTTCGATTTTTCAAGCGTGGCGAGGAGCTTGTATGGGCGCAGATTCAGGTAAATGTGGGCGCATTTGAGAGCATTGAGCAGGCGATGGAGCGTTTCAATAAAGATTTCGCGCCGCACATGGACGAGTTCGAGCAGCGCTGTGTTTTCCTAGTGGAGGAAACTACGGGTCAGGTAATCGGCAGTACAATCGCCTGGTATCACCCCGACCGTGAGGGTGATGATCGTGGGCGCATCCACTGGGTTGTAATAATTCCCGAATTTCAAGGCCGCAAGCTCGCGAAACCCATGCTTGCCGAGGCCATGCGTCTTCTCAGAGCATGCCATCACAAGAAAGTGCATCTCTGGAGCATGACCACAGCCCAAAAAGCCATCAATATGTACCTGGATTTCGGGTTTGTCCCGGCGAATGTATCTGAGAGATTTGAAGAGGCATGGGGCGCCCTGGCTGAAGCGCTCGGACACCCCATATTAGAGCCTTACAAACTGAAGTGA